GCGGCCGTCGGATCGATGAACTGCGGCAGGAATGCCGCCGCGAAAAGAATAGCTTTGGGGTTGCTGGCCGCGACGAGGAAGCCCGACTTGAACAGCTTGCCGAAGCCCGACTCGGCCACCAGCGCCGGCGTTGCGAGCTTGGCAGCTTCGTCCTGAGCGTTCACCGGCGAGCGCCAGCTCTTGTAACCGAGGTAGACGAGATAGGCCGCGCCCACATAGCGCAGCGTGTCGAACAGCATCGGCCAGGCCTTGAGGACAGCCCCCAGACCGGCGGCGGAAATCGACATCATCGCGATCAGCGCCGTCATGCAACCGGCCATCGTGCCGAGCGATGCACGCAGCCCGTGGCGCGCGCCATGCGTCATGACGAGCAACATGTTCGGGCCCGGCGTGGCGGAGACGAAAAAAACGGTGACAACAAATAGCCACCACGTTTGCAGGCTCATGATTGCCCCGGAAAAATGCTTACGCGAATTCGATCAGGCATTGTAGCGTCGAACCGGGACGGTGGCATCGTTCGCGTGCACGTCTCATGCGAATCTGCGGGATCTCGTCGAAACGCCCGACAGCGTGCCGAAAAACAAACAGGCCCGATGACTTTCGTCACCGGGCCTGTCGGTCGCGGGACGCAGCGCCGCCCGAAGGCTAGCGCGGCATCACGTGAAGCGAATCAGCCTTAAACCGGCTTGATGTTCGCAGCTTGCTTGCCCTTCGGGCCAGTCTTGACCTCGAACGACACTTTTTGGTTCTCTTGCAGCGACTTGAAGCCGTCCACCTTCACTTCGGAGAAGTGAGCGAACAGGTCTTCACCACCGTTGTCCGGGGTAATAAAGCCGAAGCCCTTTGCGTCGTTGAACCACTTAACGGTACCGGTTTCCATGTTTTTTCCTAATAAAACAATAGCCTGAGGTCGGAATTGACCTCGTGAAGCGCTGACAATCAAGGGAAAATGAAGGACTAGAAACCAGCGAGAAGCAGGAAAACTACGTCTGACAACAACTTCGCGGCTTGACAATCTGCAAGCTGTTTTATACGCGCTGGCCCGATGCTTGTCAACCGGGAAAATGCAGCAAAAAGAGTAACAATTTCCGCAAATAGCGGGGAATTTGGGCACTGTTTGAATGTCCGACCGGCAATCGCAGCCCGTACAATAGGCGTTTTGTCCCGCGCCCATGCCGTTGTCGCCCGTTTGGCCCGTGGTTTGTGCCGTGTGAAACCGTTTTCCGACGCTTTTCCCCTACTACGCACATTCCAGCGAAAGTTGGCCGGCCACCGCGTTTCGCGACCGTCAGCGGGCCTCCACCCTCAAGTTTTTTTCAATCTGCCCACGGATGGAGCCTATTCACCTCGCGCGATCCCTGCGATCGCAATCTGAAATTCGCATGTCCGGCCAGCCGCGCTGGCTTGCTCGCTGCCGTACCCACCTGATCGGCCTGGCCGTTTGCGCCACACTGGCCGCCTGCGCCGGAACGCCGAGCTACGGCCCCGTGCCGGCCGGCAGCTATCGGGTGCAGTCCGGCGACACGCTGTACGGCATCGCCCGCGCCAACAACACCAGCACCGCCAATCTGGTGAGCTGGAACAGTCTGGCCGACGCCGACAAGATCGAGGTCGGTCAGGTGTTGCGGGTCGTGCCACCGCCCGGATCGTCGAGTGCCCCGGCGGCTGTGGCGTCCTCCGGCGGCAGTGCGTCGTCGGGTGCGGCACGTCCTCGTGCCCAGACCAAGCCTGCACCGAAGCCCGCGCCTGCACCCGCCGCGCCACGTACGGCGACGAACAAGATTCCGATGACGTGGCCGGCGACCGGCAGAATCCTCGCCAACTACAACGGCAGCAGCAATAAGGGCATCGACATCGGCGGCCAGGCTGGCGATCCGATCTATGCCGCTGCGGCGGGCAAAGTCGTGTATGCGGGCAACGGACTGCGCGGCTACGGCAATCTCGTGATGGTTCAGCATGAAAACGGCTACCTCACTGCCTACGCCCACAACCGCGCGCTGCGGGTGAAGGAAGGGGCGTCGGTCGGCAAGGGCCAGCAGATTGCCGAGATGGGCGACACCGACTCGCATGGCGTCGTGAAGCTGCACTTCGAGGTGCGTCAGAAGGGCACGCCGTTCAATCCGAACGATTTCCTGCCGCCGCGCTGATCCGCCCCCCGGCATTCGCAGCACCCATGAAAAAAACGGCAAGGCGCGAGCCTTGCCGTTTTTTAATCTCACAGACCTGCTCGAAGCCCTCAGGCCGACGCGAGGAATCCCTGCGACAACCCGTTGGCACGTGCATCGCACCATTCGGGGTGCGCGCGTGGATCGGTCCACACCAGCAGATGAAGCGCCGCCAGTGCACGCGGATCGTTGAGCAACTCCCACTTCTGCGTGTTCGAAAGTTTGGTCGGACCGCGCAGCAGAGCCGTCTCGACACGGTCGGCGCGCAAAGCGTCGCGCTTCGCATCGTCGAGCGTCGGCTTGACGCTCGACGCCACCAGCGCGTTGGCCATCGGATCGACCACGGCGTCCACGAAGTCCACGTGCTTGCCCGCCTCACTCGTGTACTTCTCCGTCATGCGCAGCTCCTTGGGCGGCCACGACTCTTCCGGGATCAGGAACAGGCGCGCACGCTTGAGACCGCGCCCCAGCGACACGCGGCTGGAGAAGACCG
The Pandoraea oxalativorans genome window above contains:
- a CDS encoding cold-shock protein; its protein translation is METGTVKWFNDAKGFGFITPDNGGEDLFAHFSEVKVDGFKSLQENQKVSFEVKTGPKGKQAANIKPV
- a CDS encoding LysE family translocator codes for the protein MSLQTWWLFVVTVFFVSATPGPNMLLVMTHGARHGLRASLGTMAGCMTALIAMMSISAAGLGAVLKAWPMLFDTLRYVGAAYLVYLGYKSWRSPVNAQDEAAKLATPALVAESGFGKLFKSGFLVAASNPKAILFAAAFLPQFIDPTAAKLPQFSILLGTFAVIEMSWYMVYATGGLRIAPYLREARVLKAFNRISGGVFMGFGALMAAVHR
- a CDS encoding peptidoglycan DD-metalloendopeptidase family protein, encoding MSGQPRWLARCRTHLIGLAVCATLAACAGTPSYGPVPAGSYRVQSGDTLYGIARANNTSTANLVSWNSLADADKIEVGQVLRVVPPPGSSSAPAAVASSGGSASSGAARPRAQTKPAPKPAPAPAAPRTATNKIPMTWPATGRILANYNGSSNKGIDIGGQAGDPIYAAAAGKVVYAGNGLRGYGNLVMVQHENGYLTAYAHNRALRVKEGASVGKGQQIAEMGDTDSHGVVKLHFEVRQKGTPFNPNDFLPPR